Proteins from a genomic interval of Papaver somniferum cultivar HN1 chromosome 4, ASM357369v1, whole genome shotgun sequence:
- the LOC113276491 gene encoding uncharacterized protein LOC113276491, with translation MNQMKRSRSIQQKSSSNCNSDRRWKINILVAILLCICFGSLILMETQYNQMKMLMEEIPSQFVRQSPKIAFLFIARNRLPLDIVWDSFFQGDKESRFSIFIHSRPGVFFNKGTTRSAYFYGRQVNGSIQVDWGGATMIEAERILLRNALLDSNNERFVFLSDTCIPLYNFSYTYEYIMSTSNSFLDSFADTKEKRYNPKMHPVVPAHNWRKGSQWTVLNRKHAEVIVKDDTVFPMFQQYCMRKSLPEFWRDHPVPAEGWKEHNCIPDEHYVQTLLAQEGLEGEITRRTVTHTSWDLSASRDRERRGWHPTSYKYSDATPELIQSIKDIDNVYYETEYRREWCSSKGKPSPCFLFARKFTRPAALRLLNMTALGIESSR, from the exons ATGAATCAGATGAAGAGAAGTAGGAGTATTCAACAGAAATCTTCTTCTAATTGCAATAGTGATCGAAGATGGAAGATAAATATATTAGTAGCAATTTTGCTGTGTATTTGTTTTGGAAGCTTAATACTAATGGAAACACAGTATAATCAAATGAAGATGTTAATGGAGGAAATTCCTAGTCAGTTTGTTCGTCAAAGTCCCAAAATTGCTTTTCTTTTTATAGCAAGGAATCGACTTCCTCTTGACATTGTTTGGGATTCTTTCTTTCAG GGAGACAAGGAGTCCAGGTTTTCTATTTTCATTCATTCTAGGCCAGGTGTATTTTTCAACAAGGGAACAACACGATCTGCTTATTTTTATGGTCGTCAGGTTAATGGAAGCATACAG GTAGATTGGGGAGGAGCAACCATGATAGAAGCTGAGCGTATTTTGCTCAGAAATGCCTTGTTGGATTCCAATAATGAGAGATTTGTTTTTTTGTCTGACAC CTGCATACCTTTATATAACTTCAGCTACACATACGAGTATATCATGTCAACATCAAACAGCTTCTTAGACAG CTTTGCTGATACAAAAGAGAAAAGATATAATCCAAAGATGCATCCAGTTGTTCCTGCACATAATTGGAGGAAAGGATCTCAG TGGACTGTTTTGAATAGAAAGCACGCGGAAGTCATCGTGAAAGACGATACAGTCTTTCCAATGTTTCAGCAGTATTGCATG AGGAAATCACTACCCGAATTTTGGAGGGATCATCCTGTT CCCGCAGAAGGGTGGAAGGAGCATAACTGTATACCTGACGAGCATTATGTACAGACATTACTAGCA CAAGAAGGACTTGAAGGAGAAATCACTCGGAGAACTGTGACACATACTTCATGGGATCTCTCAGCTTCCAGAGATCGTGAGAGGCGTGGATGGCATCCAACAAGTTACAAGTACTCTGATGCTACCCCTGAGCTGATCCAGTCTATAAAG GACATAGATAACGTGTACTATGAGACTGAATATCGAAGAGAATGGTGTTCCAGCAAAGGGAAACCATCACCTTGTTTCCTCTTTGCGAGGAAGTTTACACGGCCTGCTGCGCTCCGACTTCTAAATATG ACTGCCTTGGGAATCGAGAGCTCTCGATGA